ATAGGGAACCACAGCTAATGTTTGCCTCGGGTCCCTCAACAGGTTAATCTGGCAGTGCTCAGCTTGTGAAAGTCTGCTAATTAATTTTCATACCATACATAATTATTGGaaagtaagataaaaaaagtatggaaatagataaaaacattatatatataaatatatatataaatatataaatatatataccaGCCAAAAACAGTCATTGTCATGTTTTCATACTTTATTCAAATCTTATCACAAAATTTACAGAAGCATTCGTTACTTCACCTTATATTTATTGAATCACAGAAGGATTTTaaaacagtggtggaaagtaacaagTACATTAAATAAAGTACTGTTcttaagtatatattttttctagtTACTTCCccagtttatttacattttatgctacttttatACTTCTAACCCACTACAATTAAGAGAGAATTGTTGTACTTGTCccaattaatcaatcaaattaagcttttactttttaaaaaagctgatAAAATACAACTTATTGATGAAGATTAATCCATTTAATCACAATATTTATTCTGACAGCCCACAAAAAACAGTGTAATTGGGGTCTCCTTGCCTAATTCAGATGTTAATGAGTTGccttaattaaataaactgtttgagACTCAtatccaatatttcacaaaatagcaaagattttagattttttttttaagtacatgAATGTTTGTAGAAGAACTTCTTTTTGTCTATTTTCCAACCCCCAACTATGATCTCACGACCCCTCAGATTTTTCTTGTGACCCTTTGGAAGGGAACAAACCCTTAGGTTGGGGACCTCTGGATTAAACTACCAAACTACAACATTCAACTGCTTTTTACATATTGAAGCAATAGGTTCTATCAACCTTCTCTGCAGAACGAGTACTTTTAATCTGGATACTCCaccattttttttgctgtaaatacttttgtactttccGTAAGTAGGATTTTGAACATAGGAGTTTCACTTATAATGTATTGcatattgatacttttacttacaCAAAGTATCAGAATATTTCTAATGTCATTATTGGCGATGTGGAGAAGTTCAGTTTTTTTGGGAGCCTTGTAGAGATGTTAGAGCTTAgttccctctcacacacaacaaatTGTTAAACTTAAGTATTCAGTCTGTTATAGGCTCGAGTTTGTTATGTGCTTAAACACAGCTGACTTTTTGACCCACGTAGGTGTGTATCTTTGACCAGAGTCAAGCCTAAACCGCAACCTCATGCCACCAAAGCCACTGGATGAGCTCACTGTCTTGTTAACGAGGTCAAATCTGTCGCAATACAATGCAAGTCatcattttaaaaccaaaccaTCAGTTAATGGTCCAGTTTCACTTTCTCCTCAGATCAGACCACAGCAAGTTAAAGCAACAAAGGTCAGACATTATCTGTTCAATTACATTTATGTTCTTTTAATATTGTTTGTGCTGTGATATATTTATAGgtcagagattaaaaaaaatgaattgaacacAGGCAGCATCACTGTCGGTGCAATACTGCAGCCTGCAGGTCAAACTGAGTACAACAGCAGCTTGGTTACTGACTGATCagttaaatgatttatttcatattggctatatctatctatctctctatctatctatctatctatccatccgtCCATCTGTCCATATGTTTACAGGTCTGTGTTTGCATTATAAGGGATCAATTAcagtctattttttttgtctctgtaatgtatattttataatttaagtCATATTTGATGTCTAGCCCCCTCCATATCACATGCATCTCTAATAGGCAGGTGAAATCTAGGGGAAAACAGGTCAATGATTGGTTCTCTGGTGACATGTGACCTATAGCTGTTGACTTATTACCAGGAAATGTTAAGTTCTCCATACTTGGGAGTTCACCGTGAAGGTTAGGCGGGCTCTTGCTCTTGGACTAAGAACATCAATTTCAGATTTTCTACTTGCTGGACATTTTTATCCTCGTTCaacaatgaacacaaagagGCATTTTGGATGGCGAAAGCTATTTCTGCTGGTCACAGGTAGGTTTCATGCGTgtattctttctctttttcctatGAACCACTGCCACACCTTTATGATATTATCACATGGGTTAATAATTAATCCAACTTCTTGCTACTTAAGCTACGGAAGCATGATTGTGTTGAACTAAAAAGAGACCAAACCATTTATTAAATCTACTTTAAAGAGCAACACACTGTGTTATATTTAGTAATATAAACATAGTGTAGTTGAAgtagtttttattaaatcaaaaatgtctctctaccaataaaacattttttaaaaaactacTTTCACTAGTAAAACgacaatacatatttatttttatttcagtgcttCCCTGCTGCAGGAGTTTGCAGGTTTCTATTGCAGAGAAAGAATATGAGGTTGCAAGAGGAGGTGATATTACTATGACCTGTACCTTCATCCCAGCAAGACCAGTCACCAATGCACTCGTCCTCACATGGGAAGGTAACCCTGACAATGATGGTGAACCAATGGTAAGAGGTTTAACAATAGCTGCATGCACAAGGTGGGGTTAAAACATCTTCTTAATACAGCATTATGTGGGGAGCTATAATAATGGGGAACTCTACTCATTTTACATAGAAAGATCAGTTAACTCGTCTTTTGGAGTGCTACTTAGCATGTGAACACAGTTGTGTGATGTAGTTATCTCAGCTTGGACTAAGAGGCTACACAATTATAACAGAAACTAAAACTAGGGGCCTGAGGTGTAAAAGACGTGGGTGTTTATGAGACAGGGAGTGTCTGCGTTTGaactgcattatgggaagtgtaggatccacAAATTGCTTAAGTACCACTTAACTGTATTAAACAACATCCCAATACTAACATATCCATTGtatattgatattattgtgTATGTTACAATCTATTAACTTTCTCAGAAAACACGGTGAGTTAACTGTTAAACCAGGGATTTTTTAAGACTTTATTCATATCAAGATTGTGGCAATGTCCTTCTTCAAATGGATAATGATTCACTGTTGTGAATCACAGTTTCAATAAGGAGCTGTCCCGTGTTTAAACTAAATGTGATAGTGAATAAGTAAATATTGTAGAGGTAGTGTTTATAGCGGTTATGACCTTTGTCCTATGAATAAGTAAAGATTAGCTCTTGCCCATAACCAACTGCTttacacattaaatgtttaCAAGAGGAATACGTATTCATTAAGCAAAACTTTTcacttaaaacataattttgtattttgttaaaaagtgaTGATcaattgtacaaaaaaataatacatcaaAGAATAAGTATTGTGGCAACAATGACTTTGATGACTGAAAAGGAAACTGAAGAAGGAGCAGATaaagtacaaaatgttaaagtaatttTGAATCAGCAATCtggctgctgctgtaaatggacaaacagacacagaaactaACAGCTGGATTATTAGCTAGATGAggttttaaattcagtttattagTCAGAAAAGTTTAATTTTGAAATTAAACTTGACATGAACTACAAgtgttttggggggaaaatggCATAATGAAATGGCAACACACAAATGGCATTTTAAATGTCTATAACAAAATGAATTAACTTAAGTTATTATGaaaattaataatgaaataacattttataacagtttaaatacttattATAGAAATGGttggtttatttatatatttaaaactatttatatatctgatttatttcataatattttatttatttgtttaatattgaaCACTTTGGGGTCCCATATTGTACAGCTTACGATCATTAAACGTTATGTAATGTCATGGTGAAATGTGGCATCACATTGATTATGATTAAGATACTGGTAAATATTGAGTACTGAGTTATTAccatattgtattattataatatggTGAACAGATATCtttctaaaatatgtttttgtttttttctctagcTCTCAGTGGCCACCTACTTTCTGAACAATCCGATCGACATTGCACCTGGTTATGATGGCAGAGCCTTTGTGGAGGTTGATGTTAAAAACCAAGTGAGCACACTGCGCTTAACAAATGTGAACATGCAAGACAGCCGCAGTTACCAATGCAGTGTTCGGATCCCCAATGATGATGAGGGAACAACAGGTGCCATCACTTCCCTTTTGGTCCTGGGTGAGAATCAACCACTGACTTGTTTTAAGTCTATTTATCTATCTGTCCAttgtgaataatttattttatatgttttctcCATTAAGATGTCATATCAATTGTGCTTGTAGTCCTGCAAAGTGATTGTATCGTTTAAGTtaaattctttgttttcttccagtGCCGCCCTCTAAGCCGATCTGCAGGATTCAGGGAGCAGCAGAGTACTGGCAGAACATCACTCTCACCTGCATGTCTGAGGAGGGATCACCTCAACCCCTTTATGCATGGAGGACCTACAGTGTCGAAAACATTCCCAGACAACTTCCACCGAGGACAACCGAAAGTATGCATTTTTAACCATCCATGTGTTAGTTTGAAGAACACATCTTTTGCAGGCTGCTGGAGAGTTCCCCTCATTAGTGTGATTTAAAAGAATGGCCCTTCATCTCAGAATTGTTTAGACTAATTTTTGTCACTATTTTGCAGAGGATGGAGCTCTATCTCTCTTCAATATTTCAAGAGACACATCCGGGTTCTACATTTGCACATCAGAAAATCGGATTGGTTCTTCCAGTTGCAACTTAACTCTAGCTGTGACACCTGGTGAGTGTTTTAACATGATTTACCTGCTGAACCAAGCCCTGGGCTAAGTGTAAAaacactttgtctttttgtcctttCTCCCCAGGGAGCATGAACGTTGGATCCACTGCACTTATAATTGTAGGAGTCCTCGCAGGTCTGGTGTTTCTGGGAATTTTGATCTTCTGTTGCTGCAAGAAAAAgggcaaaaaggaaaaatatgcTGAAGGGTGTGTGTGATATATCCTTTGTGTTTCTGCCACTCTAAACCACCAACAACACCCATGTAACTGCATTATTGTTAGTATCTAAGTGGGGTTCAGAGGTGCTTTAATTAGGTCATCCAACAACACAACCttaacattttctctttgttttgtgtattttgccCCTGTTTGTCTGTTAGTGTCCCTGGAGAAGCTGCGATTTATGACAGAGATGCTTCTGAAGCTGGAGAGCAGCTCTGGGATGCCAAGCCAAACAGCGAGACAAAGCATGTCAACCAGCATGAAGTCAAAGACTTGGTTCCTCAAACCATCAACAGCGTTGGTAGAGCTGCACCCAGGATGGAGGACGATCAACACAGTTATTATAGCGGTGAAGAAAAGAATGATGGCAAGGGCAGTGATGTTGACTCTCGACCATACCAGGACGACCAGCAGGATTGTCGCCGTGGAAGTCGTGATCAACTTGATGCTGAGCGTGATCGTTACGGTGGCAGTCGTGATCGCCTTGACGATCAGCGCGATACTTACCGAGGCAGTCGTGATCGCCTTGACGATCAGCGCGATACTTATCGAGGCAGTCGTGATCGCCTTGACGATCAGCGCGATACTTACCGAGGCAGTCGTGATCGCCTTGACGATCAGCGCGATACTTATCGAGGCAGTCGTGATCGCCTTGACGATCAGCGCGATACTTACCGTGGCAGTCGTGATCGCCTTGACGATCAGCGCGATACTTATCGAGGCAGTCGTGATCGCCTTGACGATCAGCGCGATACTTATCGAGGCAGTCGTGATCGCCTTGACGACCGGCGTGACCGGTCTGGCGGGAGCCGCGATCGCCTCGATTACACTGACGATCAAAACAGACAAGGGTATTAATAACCTTATACTGAATGTCTCTATGCCCTAAAAAAATGTACTGGGTTTAGGGACTGACCTTAAGCCCTCAGACACAATGCGAATGGAGGTGCACACATCTACGTTATTGGCTGTTGCCAGCATGAAGATGAAACCCTTGCTTAGAAGCACTAGCCCTGCTAGCACACCTGCAATGCCTTGGTTGGAAACATGTGTCCAAGACAGGGCTCTCATCCCGAGCTCTTGAAACTACCGCAAACTTGTGCTGTAAAGTTCAGGAAATTCAGACACACATAATATTAGTTTTTCCTATATTTTGCCTTCCGTGCCTGGCTAACTGCCTCATTTCTCTTGGCCACACAGGTATTAACACATGCACCTTGCTCAACGCTGAAAAAGCGCAGTGGTGCCATCATCCCATTGTGTCTGAAAGGGCCTTTAGTGCCAGGTCATGTCATAAAGAGACGCAGCTAAATTCATTTTCCCATCCTCTCAAATACTATGAATTGTCATGTACAAAGCCAGTACTCAAAATAATAACCTGGGGAACGTTCTAAATTAGAAGTGTCTTCAATATAAGCCTGTCCCACATAAAAGCATCATTCTCTCTTCTACGGAAGTAAATAAAAAGCCACTATTTGGGAATATTCAGTTTGGAGGTGCTTGAAGTTTAGTGACATTGTGAGTACTGTCTTGCACAGCTGGTTGCCAAGGTACTGTAGCCGAGCTAACTGGACCACTAATCACAGTGATTCAGcagaattgatttttttgtctcGAGTTTTGCCGTAATGAATCCTCGTCTGACTGAGCATTTAAAAGGAGTAAAGAACACCAAATATGTACATCTCTCCAGTGTGAGTAAACTGGTAACATAGGCTGGTGAGTATTAGTTTTGTTGCTAAAGTTACTTGGAGTTCCCAAGGTGGCTCAACTTTAAGTGTGTTTGAGATGATGCACAGGTTTAATGGACACCTGTGAGCCAATCAACTATTCAGAACAAAACTTAAGTCTTATGAAAACTCTGTATTCTCTAGCTAATCAGGACCTCAATCAATAGGCCAATGTCAGAGAGGGGTTTAAATGCCCATTGGTCTCAGAATGGATACCCAGGGTTTTTAATTATAATCTATATTAATAGTGTCATCATACCTTAGTAGTGCtgatattgttgttgttttttttcataaaaacttGCCCAGTGCCTTTCTCATTGAATGTACATTTGTCATTCAATACCATCCAATCATTCATAGAAATATAGGTCACATATTCAGGCCACAAATCTATTGCAGTAATTTGGGGATTGTTGTTAAAACATTGTTTCAGGCAAAGGGGATTGTTCTTTCACTTATCCATATAAAATGTCTACATTATCTTTGTGATCCAGAGTAATAAAGTGCCTCAGCTGCACCTGTGCTAGATTTACACCTATTCTAAAACGTATTTTTAAGATGTGtgcaaaaagtttttttagtttttttttttttactgtgtgtgaACTTTGTGTGTAactttttcttcatgttttttgtgttgtaaCTGATTCCCCTTAATGTAAAATTGAATTTTATTGTATGTGAAGAAAATCAAATCGAGTTCAATAAAGAAAGTGGGTGAAATAGTTGCCGTTTCTGTGCAGTGAAATTCCTCAAAACTCACAGCCGAGTCTGACCTGATTTACTCATGGagccccaccaccaccaccaccacccccccacccttccctcctccacctccacaccgGGCAGACCTCTCGACTCTGCCCGGGAGCCCTGCCACTACACCCGCtggagaacattttaaattagactccatacatataaaaactaaagaaaCCACTCTGTTAAATATTGTGCAGCATATAGACGTATGCACCGGACGTGTGGGCCTCTGTCGGACCAGCGCCTGGTTCGGACTCACCTATGAAGTGGTACAGTCCCGTTAGACGCAGTCTGTGAGTCCTGTTTACTGCCGCAGATAAC
The Anoplopoma fimbria isolate UVic2021 breed Golden Eagle Sablefish chromosome 16, Afim_UVic_2022, whole genome shotgun sequence genome window above contains:
- the gpa33b gene encoding cell surface A33 antigen, which codes for MNTKRHFGWRKLFLLVTVLPCCRSLQVSIAEKEYEVARGGDITMTCTFIPARPVTNALVLTWEGNPDNDGEPMLSVATYFLNNPIDIAPGYDGRAFVEVDVKNQVSTLRLTNVNMQDSRSYQCSVRIPNDDEGTTGAITSLLVLVPPSKPICRIQGAAEYWQNITLTCMSEEGSPQPLYAWRTYSVENIPRQLPPRTTEKDGALSLFNISRDTSGFYICTSENRIGSSSCNLTLAVTPGSMNVGSTALIIVGVLAGLVFLGILIFCCCKKKGKKEKYAEGVPGEAAIYDRDASEAGEQLWDAKPNSETKHVNQHEVKDLVPQTINSVGRAAPRMEDDQHSYYSGEEKNDGKGSDVDSRPYQDDQQDCRRGSRDQLDAERDRYGGSRDRLDDQRDTYRGSRDRLDDQRDTYRGSRDRLDDQRDTYRGSRDRLDDQRDTYRGSRDRLDDQRDTYRGSRDRLDDQRDTYRGSRDRLDDQRDTYRGSRDRLDDRRDRSGGSRDRLDYTDDQNRQGY